Proteins co-encoded in one Candidatus Tectomicrobia bacterium genomic window:
- the queG gene encoding tRNA epoxyqueuosine(34) reductase QueG, translating into MDLRPASAVAELSPEELALAAKSLARRHGFDLAGIAPPELGEAHGRYLEWLRLGYEGEMAYLRRNPEARSDLRRVWPATRCALVVAIRYRGEKMHEPPAALPGRIASYAHGGDYHKFLKKRLLRVLRDLRELDPGVDGRSYVDTGPILERDLAVRAGLGWHGKNSLLLNRSLGSYFFLGVLLLNRPLPADAPFGEDHCGTCVRCIEACPTGAIVAPGVVDARRCISYLTIELRGPMPRELRPLVGDHFFGCDICQEVCPWNTDAPPAAEPRFAPRPGAQSPDLLALLEMDEKAFHRRFRGTPVMRSRYDGFLRNVAVAIGNTGGGEAVAPLLRALRHREPLARGHAAWALGRIGRRLGGEAIRPVLEERLGRERDPWVHEEIELALGDLPSVRLPVLPPAGGPGTNGNSHPAR; encoded by the coding sequence ATGGACCTGCGGCCCGCCTCGGCGGTGGCGGAGCTTTCGCCGGAGGAATTGGCCCTGGCGGCCAAGTCGCTCGCCCGCCGCCACGGCTTCGACCTGGCCGGCATCGCCCCCCCGGAGCTGGGCGAGGCGCACGGGCGCTACCTCGAGTGGCTCAGGCTCGGCTACGAGGGAGAGATGGCCTACCTGCGCCGCAACCCCGAGGCGCGCTCCGACCTGCGGCGCGTGTGGCCCGCGACCCGGTGCGCCCTGGTCGTTGCCATCCGCTACCGCGGAGAGAAAATGCACGAACCGCCCGCCGCCTTGCCGGGCCGGATCGCCTCCTACGCCCACGGCGGGGACTACCACAAGTTCCTCAAGAAGCGCCTCCTGCGCGTGCTGCGGGACCTCCGGGAGCTCGACCCCGGCGTCGACGGCCGGAGCTACGTGGACACCGGGCCCATCCTGGAGCGGGACCTCGCGGTCCGGGCCGGCCTGGGCTGGCACGGCAAGAACTCCCTCCTGCTGAACCGATCCCTGGGCAGCTACTTCTTCCTGGGCGTCCTCCTCCTCAACCGGCCCCTGCCCGCCGACGCCCCCTTCGGGGAGGATCACTGCGGCACCTGCGTCCGCTGCATCGAGGCCTGCCCCACGGGCGCCATCGTGGCGCCGGGCGTGGTGGACGCGCGGCGGTGCATCTCCTACCTCACCATCGAGTTGCGCGGGCCCATGCCTCGCGAGCTGCGCCCGCTGGTGGGCGACCACTTCTTCGGCTGCGACATCTGCCAGGAGGTCTGCCCCTGGAACACGGACGCCCCCCCGGCCGCCGAGCCCCGCTTCGCCCCCCGGCCGGGCGCGCAGTCGCCCGACCTGCTCGCCCTCCTGGAGATGGACGAGAAAGCCTTCCACAGGCGCTTCCGCGGGACCCCCGTCATGCGCTCGCGCTACGACGGCTTCCTCCGCAACGTGGCGGTCGCCATCGGCAACACAGGGGGCGGCGAGGCGGTCGCGCCCCTGCTGCGCGCCCTGCGCCACCGCGAGCCCCTCGCCCGGGGTCACGCCGCCTGGGCGCTGGGGCGCATCGGGCGGAGGCTGGGCGGCGAGGCCATCCGCCCCGTCCTGGAGGAGCGCCTGGGGCGGGAGCGCGACCCGTGGGTCCACGAGGAGATCGAGCTGGCCCTGGGGGACCTGCCCTCGGTCCGGCTGCCCGTCCTGCCCCCGGCGGGCGGCCCCGGGACGAACGGGAACTCCCACCCCGCCCGCTGA
- a CDS encoding alpha/beta fold hydrolase, which produces MRSVRANGIRISFDEAGSGAPLLLLHGFSLDRTMWDAQVEALARSYRLIVPDLRGLGATENPGVQISIEQMADDAAGLLMALDIPAAAVAGFSMGGYVLAQMAVRHPLKVRAAAFVCTRAGADNEEQQKARLANMRFIDDEGSEAFASKFVPMLFSSAYLASGAGGPGKHRRAIASQLPRNLCALLDAMRQREDMTPRLGEIRVPCAVVAGEKDQLVPVQAMRELHEGLADSAFDVIEGSGHMAPVEAPDRVSFALDQLMQRAGMWM; this is translated from the coding sequence ATGAGATCCGTCCGCGCCAACGGCATCCGCATCTCGTTCGACGAGGCGGGGAGCGGAGCGCCGCTCCTGCTGCTCCACGGCTTCTCGCTGGACCGCACCATGTGGGACGCGCAGGTGGAGGCGCTCGCGCGCAGCTACCGGCTCATCGTCCCCGACCTGCGCGGGCTGGGCGCGACCGAGAACCCGGGCGTGCAGATCTCCATCGAGCAGATGGCGGACGACGCGGCGGGCCTCCTCATGGCGCTCGACATCCCCGCCGCCGCCGTGGCCGGCTTCTCGATGGGCGGCTACGTCCTCGCGCAGATGGCGGTGCGCCATCCGCTCAAGGTCCGGGCGGCGGCCTTCGTCTGCACCCGGGCCGGGGCCGACAACGAGGAGCAGCAGAAGGCACGCTTGGCGAACATGCGGTTCATCGACGACGAGGGCTCGGAGGCCTTCGCCAGCAAGTTCGTGCCGATGCTCTTCTCGTCCGCTTACCTGGCCTCCGGGGCCGGGGGTCCCGGGAAGCACCGCCGCGCGATCGCGTCCCAGCTCCCGCGGAACCTCTGCGCGCTCCTCGACGCCATGCGGCAGCGCGAGGACATGACGCCCCGCCTGGGGGAGATCCGGGTGCCGTGCGCGGTGGTGGCCGGGGAGAAGGACCAGCTCGTCCCCGTTCAGGCGATGCGGGAGCTGCACGAGGGGCTGGCGGATTCGGCCTTCGACGTGATCGAGGGCTCGGGGCACATGGCCCCCGTCGAGGCGCCGGACCGGGTGTCCTTCGCGCTCGACCAGCTCATGCAGCGCGCCGGGATGTGGATGTAG
- a CDS encoding heme-binding protein, which translates to MPFAPARRLTTRGAKQMLAAAIGKAEEFGIAVTVAIVDAGGHLLVLERMDGGRFHTVHSSTTKAVTAASNKRPTTTKGAQGQDLDTLHALGLALAAGPGRWTATEGGFPVVVDGECVGGIGVSGGDWAQDEAIARAAVEAVGAGFRIG; encoded by the coding sequence ATGCCCTTCGCCCCCGCCCGGCGCCTCACGACGCGAGGCGCCAAGCAGATGCTCGCGGCGGCGATCGGCAAGGCCGAGGAGTTCGGAATCGCCGTCACGGTGGCCATCGTGGACGCCGGGGGCCACCTCCTGGTGCTCGAGCGGATGGACGGCGGCCGCTTCCACACCGTCCATTCCTCGACCACCAAGGCGGTGACCGCCGCCTCGAACAAGCGCCCCACCACGACCAAGGGCGCCCAGGGGCAGGACCTCGACACCCTCCACGCGCTGGGCCTGGCCCTCGCGGCGGGCCCGGGCCGCTGGACGGCGACGGAGGGAGGCTTCCCCGTCGTCGTGGACGGGGAGTGCGTCGGCGGGATCGGGGTGAGCGGTGGGGACTGGGCCCAGGACGAGGCCATCGCGCGGGCGGCCGTCGAGGCGGTGGGCGCGGGCTTTCGAATCGGCTGA
- a CDS encoding tripartite tricarboxylate transporter substrate binding protein yields the protein MSRTCRTWPALWAAFALCAWSAAAGAAYPEKPIELIVPFAAGDSADVEGRLLAQEMTKALGKPVVPVNKEGAGGALAYTHVKNARPDGYTVMWNSISVLTTTNIGNVPFDHDAFDNIGRVEYQPMPFAVKADSRWKTFKDFVAECKQKPNTLKIANAGPGSGTHIAAVALANATGCKPIHVPVGVKRRNASVLSGEVDAMVGPLTGIIKLAQAKQIRILAVPSPRRNPLVPDAPTAKDLGYPVVIDLFRGLSVPKGTPAEVKDRLYKAMVAAAKSKAFQDFSKKAGFTVDVMDEKEFNPYLDEMDKLVKGILKEAGLYRSKAK from the coding sequence ATGAGCAGGACGTGCCGGACGTGGCCGGCCCTTTGGGCCGCCTTCGCGTTGTGCGCCTGGAGCGCGGCCGCCGGGGCGGCGTATCCCGAGAAGCCGATCGAGCTCATCGTCCCGTTCGCGGCGGGCGACAGCGCCGACGTCGAGGGGAGGCTGCTCGCCCAGGAGATGACCAAGGCGCTCGGGAAGCCGGTGGTCCCGGTCAATAAGGAAGGGGCGGGCGGCGCCCTCGCCTACACCCACGTCAAGAACGCCAGGCCGGACGGTTACACCGTGATGTGGAACTCCATCTCCGTCCTCACCACGACCAACATCGGCAACGTCCCCTTCGACCACGACGCCTTCGACAACATCGGCCGGGTGGAGTACCAGCCCATGCCCTTCGCCGTGAAGGCCGATTCCCGGTGGAAGACGTTCAAGGACTTCGTCGCGGAGTGCAAGCAGAAGCCCAACACGCTCAAGATCGCGAACGCGGGCCCGGGCAGCGGCACGCACATCGCCGCGGTGGCGCTGGCGAACGCGACCGGGTGCAAGCCGATTCACGTCCCGGTGGGGGTGAAGCGGCGCAACGCCTCCGTCCTGAGCGGCGAGGTGGACGCGATGGTGGGCCCGCTGACGGGCATCATCAAGCTCGCCCAGGCGAAGCAGATCCGCATCCTGGCGGTCCCCAGCCCGAGGCGGAACCCGCTCGTCCCGGACGCGCCCACCGCCAAGGACCTGGGTTACCCGGTGGTAATCGATCTCTTCCGGGGGTTGAGTGTGCCCAAGGGCACTCCGGCCGAGGTGAAGGACAGGCTCTACAAGGCGATGGTCGCGGCGGCGAAATCCAAGGCCTTCCAGGACTTCTCCAAGAAGGCGGGCTTCACCGTGGATGTCATGGACGAGAAGGAGTTCAACCCCTACCTCGACGAGATGGACAAGCTGGTCAAGGGCATCCTGAAGGAAGCGGGCCTGTACCGGAGCAAGGCGAAGTAG
- a CDS encoding tripartite tricarboxylate transporter TctB family protein — protein sequence MRTKNITASLAFLAFGAVYAYLTAQLPLRMVGNVPGPSFFPWVLTLCFLGLSCVLLAQGLTAPPAAPPRPGAADSSAGRVAAALLAFAAYLGILPFLGFLLATPPACAALMLAAGEKRPLYILAWSAGMTAFLYLMFQSLFGVPIPAAPDFGP from the coding sequence ATGCGGACCAAGAACATCACCGCGAGCCTCGCCTTCCTCGCCTTCGGGGCCGTCTACGCCTACCTGACGGCGCAGCTCCCCCTCCGGATGGTGGGAAACGTGCCGGGCCCCTCCTTTTTTCCCTGGGTCCTGACCCTGTGCTTCCTCGGTCTCTCCTGCGTTCTTCTCGCGCAGGGGCTCACGGCCCCGCCGGCCGCGCCCCCCCGGCCGGGAGCGGCGGACAGCTCCGCCGGGCGGGTCGCCGCCGCCCTCCTCGCCTTCGCCGCCTATCTCGGGATCCTCCCCTTCCTGGGTTTCCTCCTGGCGACGCCGCCGGCCTGCGCGGCGCTGATGCTGGCCGCCGGGGAGAAGCGGCCGCTCTACATCCTGGCCTGGTCGGCGGGGATGACGGCCTTCCTGTACCTGATGTTCCAGTCCCTCTTCGGCGTCCCCATCCCCGCCGCCCCCGACTTCGGTCCATGA
- a CDS encoding tripartite tricarboxylate transporter permease: MNPVLDGFLSASAPEALVAMACGALIGLIAGMLPGVTISSGIIIVLPLTFVMGPHVAISLLLGIYSGGMTGGSFSAILLNIPGTPSASATGLDGHRMARRGEAGLALGASIFSSFFGGMFSLACLFLIAPQLAAVALKFRAQDLFSLVFFGLTIISSFAVRSVVKGLLSGLLGLMLVTVGQDPVMGTARYTFGSVHLLQGVHFLTALIGLFAIPQLAEGILEGLKRTGKAEALSRFGSIYPKLRHCREMALPSLIGSVVGTFIGILPGTGGPIAAFLSYDYSKKFSRHPERFGTGCIEGVAAPEAGNNAVCGGALIPMMTLGIPGDPVTAILIGALLVHGLAPGPMLFIERPDFAYTIMFSFFWSNVFTLAIALLGVRLLVKVLDAPKAVLIPAIAVLCTIGSFALRNSFFDIYVMLAFGLLGLLMQRLEMPVVPLILALVLGRPLEENLRVALTASQGDPSVFFTSPISLGFLILSAVTFVWPFVQERRARAARA, encoded by the coding sequence ATGAACCCGGTCCTGGACGGGTTCCTGAGCGCGAGCGCCCCGGAGGCCCTGGTGGCGATGGCCTGCGGCGCCCTCATCGGGCTGATCGCGGGGATGCTGCCCGGGGTTACAATCAGCTCCGGCATCATCATCGTGCTCCCGCTCACCTTTGTGATGGGCCCCCACGTCGCCATCTCGCTCCTGCTGGGCATCTATTCGGGCGGGATGACGGGGGGGAGCTTCTCGGCCATCCTCCTCAACATTCCGGGCACGCCCTCGGCGTCGGCCACGGGGCTCGACGGGCACCGGATGGCCCGGCGGGGGGAGGCGGGCTTGGCCCTGGGCGCCTCCATCTTCTCGAGCTTCTTCGGCGGGATGTTCAGCCTCGCCTGCCTGTTCCTGATCGCGCCCCAGCTCGCGGCCGTGGCCCTCAAGTTCCGCGCCCAGGATCTCTTCAGCCTCGTCTTCTTCGGCCTCACCATCATCTCGAGCTTCGCGGTGAGGTCCGTCGTGAAGGGCCTTCTCTCGGGGCTCCTCGGCCTGATGCTCGTGACCGTGGGCCAGGACCCGGTGATGGGGACGGCGCGCTACACCTTCGGCAGCGTCCACCTCCTCCAGGGCGTTCACTTCCTCACGGCCCTCATCGGCCTCTTCGCCATCCCCCAGCTCGCGGAGGGCATCCTGGAGGGCCTCAAGAGGACGGGAAAGGCGGAGGCCCTCTCCCGCTTCGGCTCCATCTATCCGAAGCTGCGCCACTGCAGGGAGATGGCCCTGCCCTCCCTCATCGGCTCCGTGGTGGGGACTTTCATCGGCATCCTGCCCGGCACGGGGGGGCCGATCGCGGCCTTCCTGAGCTACGACTACTCCAAGAAATTCAGCCGGCATCCCGAGAGGTTCGGCACGGGCTGCATCGAGGGAGTCGCCGCGCCCGAGGCCGGGAACAACGCCGTCTGCGGGGGGGCCCTCATCCCGATGATGACCCTGGGGATTCCCGGCGACCCGGTGACGGCCATCCTCATCGGGGCGCTCCTCGTGCACGGCCTGGCCCCCGGGCCCATGCTCTTCATCGAGCGGCCGGATTTCGCCTACACCATCATGTTCTCCTTCTTCTGGTCCAACGTCTTCACCCTGGCCATCGCCCTGCTGGGGGTGCGGCTCCTCGTGAAGGTGCTCGACGCGCCCAAGGCGGTCCTGATCCCGGCGATCGCCGTGCTTTGCACCATCGGGAGCTTCGCCCTCAGGAACTCCTTCTTCGACATCTACGTGATGCTGGCCTTCGGCCTGCTCGGGCTCCTGATGCAGAGGCTGGAGATGCCCGTCGTCCCCCTCATCCTGGCCCTCGTGCTGGGGCGCCCGCTCGAGGAGAACCTGCGCGTCGCCCTCACCGCCTCCCAGGGAGACCCCAGCGTCTTCTTCACGTCCCCCATCAGCCTGGGGTTCCTGATCCTCTCCGCCGTCACGTTCGTCTGGCCGTTCGTCCAGGAGCGGAGGGCCCGCGCCGCGCGGGCATAG
- a CDS encoding Gfo/Idh/MocA family oxidoreductase, with protein MSVQPVRVASIGMGWWSDVLADAIQRTDRLEIVSCFTRSAEKRGAFARKYGCRAAGSYEEILRDPEIEAIVNTTPNHAHLETARAAAEAGKHIFLDKPIAHTVADGRALAKACREAGVVLSVGYQRRRESHFRWVKKAIEAGKFGQLVQAEGNISRDREGQFEPGHWRYQADAMPGGVMLQIGIHYIDILEYLMGPIRAVSARTAQLVLPGENPDVANLILEHECGAVSNLTASYASASEYYLMNIYGKEATAFYTLFDGLRVLYRKEGPPQPVPCEKNDTIVEELEEFAACVRGKATPEVDGEKAVLSLAVIRAGVRSAREGRRVEIAEILASDAE; from the coding sequence GTGAGCGTGCAGCCCGTCCGCGTGGCGTCCATCGGCATGGGCTGGTGGTCGGACGTGCTGGCCGACGCCATCCAGCGCACGGACAGGCTCGAGATCGTCTCGTGCTTCACCCGCTCGGCGGAGAAGCGCGGGGCGTTCGCCCGGAAGTACGGTTGCCGGGCGGCCGGCTCCTACGAGGAAATCCTCCGGGACCCCGAGATAGAGGCCATCGTCAACACCACCCCCAACCACGCGCACCTGGAGACGGCCCGGGCGGCCGCCGAGGCCGGGAAGCACATCTTCCTCGACAAGCCCATCGCCCACACCGTGGCGGACGGGCGCGCGCTCGCCAAAGCCTGCCGGGAGGCGGGCGTCGTGCTCTCGGTGGGCTACCAACGGCGGAGGGAGAGCCACTTCCGCTGGGTGAAGAAGGCCATCGAGGCGGGGAAGTTCGGGCAGCTTGTCCAGGCCGAGGGGAACATCAGCCGCGACCGGGAGGGGCAGTTCGAGCCGGGCCACTGGCGCTACCAGGCCGACGCCATGCCGGGCGGGGTGATGCTCCAGATCGGCATTCACTACATCGACATCCTGGAGTACCTGATGGGTCCCATCCGGGCCGTCTCGGCCCGCACGGCCCAGCTCGTGCTCCCCGGGGAGAACCCGGACGTCGCCAACCTCATCCTGGAGCACGAGTGCGGGGCCGTCTCGAACCTGACGGCGAGCTACGCGTCGGCCTCCGAGTACTACCTGATGAACATCTACGGGAAGGAGGCGACCGCCTTCTACACCCTCTTCGACGGCCTCCGGGTGCTCTACCGCAAGGAGGGGCCGCCCCAGCCGGTCCCCTGCGAGAAGAACGATACCATCGTCGAGGAGCTCGAGGAGTTCGCCGCCTGCGTCCGCGGGAAGGCCACGCCCGAGGTGGACGGGGAGAAGGCCGTCCTCTCCCTCGCGGTCATCCGCGCGGGGGTGCGCTCCGCCCGGGAGGGCCGGCGGGTGGAGATCGCCGAAATCCTGGCCTCGGACGCGGAGTGA
- a CDS encoding alpha/beta fold hydrolase — translation MPRIKAGELHLNYAEAGTGDAFLFIPGLMGLLDAWDFQVPHFSKRYRCITFDHRGTGESDKPENAYSTELIAKDAIALLDALGVERAHVAGTSTGGCVLQHLALDHPGRLRCCIFTNTWTRADPYMTRLQTSRKQIALAYGQEEYIKFSSLWTCGWTQFRHMYHNLLALERRQKETIAPVEVIAARLDMTLNHDRTADLSRIRKPSLIIAAKDDALTPPYFSQDLNRIIQGSKLVVLEEGGHYSYRRSHKEWNAAVDAFLAEIEGKA, via the coding sequence ATGCCCCGGATCAAGGCCGGAGAGCTGCATCTCAACTACGCGGAGGCCGGCACAGGCGACGCCTTCCTGTTCATCCCCGGCCTGATGGGGCTGCTGGACGCCTGGGACTTCCAGGTCCCCCACTTCTCGAAGCGATACCGCTGTATCACCTTCGACCACCGGGGCACGGGCGAGAGCGACAAGCCCGAGAACGCCTACTCCACCGAGCTCATCGCCAAGGACGCCATCGCCCTGCTGGACGCCCTGGGCGTCGAGCGCGCCCACGTGGCGGGCACCTCGACGGGGGGCTGCGTGCTGCAGCACCTGGCCCTGGACCACCCGGGGCGGCTGCGCTGCTGCATCTTCACCAACACCTGGACGCGCGCCGATCCCTACATGACCCGCCTGCAGACCTCGCGCAAGCAGATCGCGCTGGCCTACGGGCAGGAGGAGTACATCAAGTTCAGCTCGCTGTGGACCTGCGGCTGGACGCAGTTCCGCCACATGTACCACAACCTCCTCGCCCTCGAGCGGCGCCAGAAGGAAACCATCGCGCCCGTCGAGGTCATCGCCGCCCGCCTGGACATGACCCTGAACCACGACCGGACGGCGGACCTCAGCCGCATCCGGAAGCCCTCTCTCATCATCGCCGCGAAGGACGACGCGCTCACGCCGCCCTACTTCTCGCAGGACCTCAACCGCATCATCCAGGGGTCGAAGCTGGTCGTGCTGGAGGAGGGAGGGCACTACAGCTACCGGCGTAGCCACAAGGAGTGGAACGCGGCGGTGGACGCCTTTCTGGCGGAAATCGAAGGGAAAGCCTGA
- a CDS encoding efflux RND transporter permease subunit, whose amino-acid sequence MKIIHACVRYPVTIMVGVILAVLFGVISLYRIPVQMTPTVDRPVITVETTYKGAAPLEMEEEVTNRLEEKLTSVEGLTLMTSNSEEDRSRVILEFDWGMNKDIARLDVSEKLGLVKDFPIDAERPVIQAVNSDAEQPIAWIVVDTDLPINEVRVEGDDVIRPKLERVPGVGAVWMFGGEDRQVRVTLDYAAMSARGVTVGALREALLRENQNTKGGSIDEGKRRYSVRTVGSFTSLDHLRNTIVAQSPGGTIYLRDIAKVSFAYEDPVNRIRINRKQTMGFGVLRKTGSNTIEVMAGLKQTIREINEVYRGRGIQLRQVYDETDYIYQSRGLVTGNIYVGGALAVLVLLFFLGSVSSVLVLAFAIPISVISTFIFVYVFGRSINIISLAGLAFAVGMVVDNSIVVLENIYRHREMGKDRWRAAMDGGAEVWGAVLASTLTTLAVFIPVLFVQDEAGQLFRDIAIAISVAVGLSLIVSLTVVPMLSARLLRTSGTNTWLSRLQERLGVFAVGRFVQAALAWQLGWLLKGVARRVVFVGALTGLSLILAWVFFPPIDYLPKGNRNLIFAFFRTPAGLNLEEIDRFVTGVEEKISQVPEIERFFAVSRLQNPIMGILAKGEYADQESMRRIVGKLMGLVQGVPGVQAFVTQAELFRRRGGGFIGGINLQVDVRGSSLDEIQRIAADIEGRARRMKGVNFVNSSFDLGNPELQVHVDRERAADLGVSVREVGDIVETLVNGTRAGLFRDQGKELDIVLRAPLSDFRRTQDLSRVKVHTAAGRMVQLNDLAEIRLDLGPTKVEHIDRDRSLTLTVNISDAFPLQMAIDLMKREVIEPVRAGLPLGYSVDVTGRAKDLARAWDALKWSFLLALLITYLLMASLFESWSYPLIIMFSVPFAATGGVLLVSVMNWIEPSIKMDTVTMLGFIILTGTVVNNAILIVHQALNHAASGLPMREAILESSRDRMRPIFMTTTTTVLGMLPLVVSSGAGSELYRGLGSAVLGGLAVATLFTLVMIPALLSLWVDFLEWARPGQTAASVQAFAEMSGLGGDGTNGSAREGANGVPAGAESKRGEGRG is encoded by the coding sequence ATGAAGATCATCCACGCCTGCGTCCGCTACCCCGTCACCATCATGGTCGGGGTGATCCTGGCGGTGCTGTTCGGCGTCATCAGCCTCTACCGCATCCCCGTCCAGATGACCCCCACCGTGGACCGGCCCGTGATCACGGTGGAGACCACCTACAAGGGCGCGGCCCCCCTCGAGATGGAGGAGGAGGTCACCAACCGCCTCGAGGAGAAGCTCACCTCGGTCGAGGGCCTCACCCTGATGACCTCGAACAGCGAGGAGGACCGCTCCCGGGTGATCCTGGAGTTCGACTGGGGCATGAACAAGGACATCGCCCGGCTCGACGTCTCCGAGAAGCTCGGCCTCGTGAAGGACTTCCCGATCGACGCGGAGCGGCCCGTCATCCAGGCCGTCAACTCCGACGCGGAGCAGCCGATCGCCTGGATCGTCGTGGACACGGACCTGCCCATCAACGAGGTGCGGGTCGAGGGGGACGACGTCATCCGCCCGAAGCTGGAGCGGGTGCCGGGGGTGGGGGCCGTCTGGATGTTCGGCGGGGAGGACCGGCAGGTCCGCGTCACGCTGGACTACGCGGCCATGAGCGCCCGCGGGGTGACCGTCGGGGCCCTGCGGGAGGCCCTCCTCCGGGAGAACCAGAACACCAAGGGCGGCTCCATCGACGAGGGGAAGCGCCGCTACTCCGTGCGGACGGTGGGGAGCTTCACCTCGCTCGACCACCTCCGGAACACCATCGTGGCGCAGTCGCCGGGGGGCACCATCTACCTTCGCGACATCGCCAAGGTGAGCTTCGCCTACGAGGACCCGGTCAACCGCATCCGCATCAATCGAAAGCAGACCATGGGCTTCGGCGTGCTGCGCAAGACGGGTTCCAACACCATCGAGGTGATGGCCGGCCTCAAGCAGACCATCCGCGAGATCAACGAGGTCTACCGGGGCCGCGGCATCCAGCTCCGCCAGGTCTACGACGAAACCGACTACATCTACCAGTCCCGCGGGCTCGTGACGGGCAACATTTATGTCGGCGGCGCGCTGGCCGTGCTGGTGCTGCTCTTTTTCCTCGGCAGCGTCTCGAGCGTGCTCGTCCTGGCGTTTGCGATACCCATTTCGGTCATTTCCACCTTCATCTTCGTCTACGTCTTCGGCCGCTCGATCAACATCATCTCCCTGGCAGGGCTCGCCTTCGCCGTGGGCATGGTGGTGGACAACTCGATCGTCGTCCTGGAGAACATCTACCGGCACCGCGAGATGGGCAAGGACCGCTGGCGGGCCGCCATGGACGGAGGCGCCGAGGTCTGGGGGGCGGTGCTGGCGTCGACCCTGACCACGCTGGCTGTCTTCATTCCGGTGCTCTTCGTTCAGGACGAGGCCGGGCAGCTCTTCCGGGACATCGCCATCGCGATCAGCGTCGCCGTCGGCCTCTCCCTCATCGTCTCCCTCACCGTGGTGCCGATGCTGAGCGCGCGGCTGCTCCGAACGTCCGGCACGAACACCTGGCTGTCCCGGCTCCAGGAGCGCCTGGGCGTGTTCGCCGTGGGCCGTTTCGTGCAGGCGGCGCTCGCCTGGCAGCTCGGATGGCTGCTCAAGGGTGTGGCGCGCCGCGTGGTGTTCGTGGGGGCGCTGACGGGGCTTTCCCTCATCCTCGCCTGGGTGTTCTTTCCCCCCATCGATTACCTCCCGAAGGGGAACCGGAACCTCATCTTCGCTTTTTTCCGCACACCGGCGGGACTGAACCTCGAGGAGATCGACCGCTTCGTCACCGGGGTGGAGGAGAAGATTAGCCAGGTGCCGGAGATCGAGCGCTTTTTCGCCGTCAGCCGGCTCCAGAACCCGATCATGGGCATCCTGGCCAAGGGGGAGTACGCCGACCAGGAGTCCATGCGGCGCATCGTGGGAAAGCTCATGGGCCTGGTCCAGGGCGTCCCGGGCGTTCAGGCCTTCGTGACGCAGGCGGAGCTGTTCCGGCGCCGCGGCGGCGGCTTCATCGGCGGGATCAACCTTCAGGTGGACGTGCGCGGCTCCAGCCTGGACGAAATCCAGCGCATCGCGGCCGACATCGAGGGCCGCGCCCGGCGGATGAAGGGCGTGAACTTCGTCAACAGCAGCTTCGACCTCGGGAACCCCGAGCTCCAGGTGCACGTGGACCGGGAGCGGGCGGCCGACCTGGGGGTCTCGGTACGCGAGGTGGGCGACATCGTCGAGACGCTGGTGAACGGCACCCGGGCGGGGCTCTTCCGCGACCAGGGCAAGGAGCTCGACATCGTGCTCCGGGCGCCGCTCTCGGACTTCCGCAGGACGCAGGACCTCTCGAGGGTCAAGGTCCACACCGCGGCGGGGCGCATGGTCCAGCTCAACGACCTGGCCGAGATCCGCTTGGACCTGGGCCCGACCAAGGTCGAGCACATAGACCGCGACCGCTCCCTCACCCTCACCGTCAACATCAGCGACGCGTTTCCGCTCCAGATGGCCATCGATCTCATGAAGCGGGAGGTGATCGAGCCGGTGCGCGCGGGCTTGCCGCTCGGGTACTCGGTGGACGTGACGGGGCGGGCGAAGGACCTGGCCCGGGCCTGGGACGCCCTGAAGTGGTCGTTCCTGCTGGCCCTTTTGATCACCTACCTGCTCATGGCCTCGCTCTTCGAGTCGTGGAGCTACCCGCTGATCATCATGTTCAGCGTTCCCTTCGCGGCGACGGGCGGCGTCCTCCTCGTCAGCGTCATGAACTGGATCGAGCCGTCCATCAAGATGGACACGGTGACCATGCTCGGCTTCATCATCCTGACCGGGACGGTGGTGAACAACGCCATCCTGATCGTCCACCAGGCGCTCAACCACGCCGCCTCCGGCCTCCCCATGCGCGAGGCCATCCTGGAGAGCTCGCGCGACCGCATGCGGCCCATCTTCATGACCACCACCACCACCGTGCTGGGGATGCTCCCGCTCGTCGTGAGCTCGGGCGCGGGCAGCGAGCTCTACCGGGGGCTGGGCTCGGCCGTCCTCGGCGGCCTCGCCGTCGCCACCCTGTTCACGCTGGTGATGATCCCCGCTCTCCTGTCGCTGTGGGTGGACTTCCTGGAGTGGGCGCGGCCGGGCCAGACGGCCGCCTCGGTGCAGGCCTTCGCCGAGATGAGCGGCCTGGGGGGAGACGGGACGAACGGATCTGCCCGCGAGGGCGCGAACGGCGTCCCGGCCGGGGCCGAGTCCAAGCGCGGGGAAGGGCGCGGCTGA